One Stenotrophomonas oahuensis genomic region harbors:
- a CDS encoding methylglyoxal synthase: MRIGLAANRLHHHDKHAALFRWLGPCEAGLRELGVELHAVGRTYDAIQRLGFLKDLPALHRYPNGREGGLMKLVAEVVGMGTPERTLDGAIYLMDPVDPSSVFPEATALKRQCVIHGKPFISTVATARDWIEVERVHAGLAADAGADDLHAFEQQTLALIAHDAMKPAMLAFADEHFDVLARFQHRVGTGTTGQRLNELAWSKGWPQDQEWVTRYQSGPMGGDAQIADRVLEGRCQRAIFFEDPHVARQHEADIQLLERAVTTVTDQAVCITAPRVAARWAQAAAKRAG, from the coding sequence ATGCGCATCGGCTTGGCCGCCAACCGTCTGCACCACCATGACAAGCACGCCGCGCTGTTCCGTTGGCTCGGCCCCTGCGAGGCGGGACTGCGCGAACTGGGCGTTGAACTGCATGCGGTGGGACGCACCTACGACGCCATCCAGCGCCTGGGCTTCCTCAAGGACCTCCCTGCCCTGCACCGCTACCCCAACGGCCGCGAGGGCGGCCTGATGAAGCTGGTGGCCGAAGTGGTGGGCATGGGCACACCCGAGCGCACCCTGGACGGCGCGATCTACCTCATGGACCCGGTAGACCCGTCTTCTGTGTTCCCCGAAGCCACCGCGCTCAAGCGCCAGTGCGTGATCCACGGCAAGCCGTTCATCTCCACCGTCGCCACCGCGCGTGACTGGATCGAGGTGGAACGGGTGCACGCGGGGCTAGCGGCAGACGCCGGCGCGGACGACCTGCATGCGTTTGAACAGCAGACCCTGGCCTTGATCGCCCACGATGCGATGAAGCCGGCCATGCTGGCCTTTGCCGATGAACACTTCGACGTGCTGGCGCGTTTCCAGCACCGCGTGGGCACCGGCACCACCGGGCAGCGGCTGAACGAACTGGCCTGGAGCAAAGGCTGGCCGCAGGACCAGGAATGGGTGACCCGTTACCAGAGCGGCCCGATGGGCGGCGACGCGCAGATTGCCGACCGGGTGCTGGAAGGTCGCTGCCAGCGCGCGATTTTCTTCGAAGACCCGCATGTGGCGCGCCAGCATGAAGCTGACATCCAGCTGCTGGAGCGCGCGGTGACCACGGTGACCGACCAGGCGGTGTGCATCACCGCCCCGCGCGTAGCCGCGCGCTGGGCCCAGGCCGCTGCAAAGCGCGCGGGGTGA
- a CDS encoding FAD-dependent oxidoreductase has translation MSRKQAFQFLDLPRTMPQRIPVELRTSGDWGELYGAFGKEDAQYQAGRCLDCGNPYCSWKCPVHNAIPQWLQLVQENRIHEAATLCHSTNPLPEVCGRVCPQDRLCEGSCTLEEFGAVTIGAVEKYIVDTALATGWTPDLGAVESTGKRVAVIGAGPAGLACADRLARAGVQAVVYDRYEQIGGLLQFGIPSFKLDKAVISRRRHVLEGMGVQFRLGVEIGRDIEMDTLLAEYDAVFVGTGAYRYTDGGLPGQDLKGVLPALPFLVQNSRIVSGDDPKGRPIAGWEDQMALPDLEGKRVVVLGGGDTGMDCVRSAVRLGAARVTCAYRRDEASMPGSAREVANAREEGVRFLFNRQPLSIEAGADDEVIGVTVVETQLGEPDAQGRRNAVAIEGSESLLEADVVIIAFGFSPSAPAWLTAQGVEAGNNGRILAGGAGRLPYQTAHPKLFAGGDAVRGADLVVTAVAEGRDAAASIVQLVCA, from the coding sequence ATGAGCCGCAAGCAAGCCTTCCAATTCCTCGACCTGCCCCGGACCATGCCGCAGCGCATTCCGGTGGAACTGCGCACCTCCGGCGACTGGGGCGAGCTGTACGGCGCGTTCGGCAAGGAAGACGCGCAGTACCAGGCCGGCCGCTGCCTGGACTGTGGCAACCCGTACTGCAGCTGGAAGTGCCCGGTGCACAACGCCATTCCGCAGTGGCTGCAGCTGGTGCAGGAAAACCGCATCCACGAAGCAGCCACGCTGTGCCATTCCACCAACCCGCTGCCGGAAGTGTGCGGCCGCGTGTGCCCGCAGGACCGCCTGTGCGAAGGCAGCTGCACGCTGGAGGAGTTCGGCGCGGTCACCATCGGCGCGGTGGAGAAGTACATCGTCGACACCGCCCTGGCCACCGGCTGGACGCCGGACCTGGGCGCGGTGGAGTCCACCGGCAAGCGCGTGGCGGTGATCGGGGCCGGCCCGGCCGGTCTGGCCTGCGCCGACCGGCTGGCGCGCGCCGGCGTGCAGGCAGTGGTGTATGACCGCTACGAACAGATCGGCGGTCTGCTGCAGTTCGGCATTCCCAGCTTCAAGCTGGACAAGGCGGTGATCAGCCGCCGCCGCCACGTGCTGGAAGGCATGGGCGTGCAGTTCCGGCTGGGCGTGGAAATTGGCCGCGATATCGAGATGGACACCCTGCTGGCCGAGTACGACGCGGTGTTCGTGGGCACCGGCGCGTACCGCTACACCGACGGCGGCCTGCCCGGTCAGGATCTGAAGGGCGTGCTGCCGGCACTGCCGTTCCTGGTCCAGAACAGCCGCATCGTCAGTGGCGACGACCCGAAGGGTCGGCCGATTGCCGGCTGGGAAGACCAGATGGCGCTGCCGGACCTGGAAGGCAAGCGCGTGGTGGTGCTGGGTGGCGGCGACACCGGCATGGACTGCGTGCGCAGCGCGGTGCGGCTGGGCGCGGCACGGGTGACGTGTGCCTACCGCCGCGACGAGGCCAGCATGCCCGGCTCAGCGCGCGAGGTGGCCAATGCGCGCGAGGAAGGCGTGCGCTTCCTGTTCAATCGTCAGCCGCTGTCGATCGAGGCGGGTGCGGATGACGAAGTGATCGGCGTGACCGTGGTGGAAACCCAGCTCGGCGAGCCGGATGCACAGGGCCGTCGCAACGCGGTCGCCATTGAGGGCAGCGAGTCGCTGCTGGAAGCGGACGTGGTGATCATTGCGTTCGGCTTCTCGCCGAGCGCACCGGCCTGGCTGACCGCGCAGGGCGTGGAAGCCGGGAACAACGGCCGCATTCTCGCCGGGGGTGCCGGCCGTCTGCCGTATCAGACCGCGCACCCAAAGCTGTTTGCCGGTGGCGATGCGGTACGCGGGGCGGACCTGGTGGTCACCGCGGTGGCCGAAGGGCGGGATGCGGCTGCGAGTATCGTGCAGCTGGTCTGCGCGTGA